In one Streptomyces sp. T12 genomic region, the following are encoded:
- a CDS encoding nucleoside deaminase, translated as MITTADETLLRRAIGIAAHAVTLGDAPYGSLLAGPDGAILAEAHNTVRRDNDISAHPELKLARWAARELDPDTAARTTMYTSCQPCGMCGGGIVRSGIGRVVYALSTEQLVELNPGSGDWPTVPQDGPALLDEARGPIDAYYRPS; from the coding sequence ACCCTCCTGCGCCGCGCCATCGGCATCGCGGCCCACGCGGTCACCCTGGGCGACGCGCCGTACGGTTCCCTGCTGGCCGGCCCGGACGGCGCGATCCTCGCCGAAGCCCACAACACGGTACGGCGCGACAACGACATCAGCGCCCACCCGGAACTGAAGCTCGCCCGCTGGGCAGCCCGCGAACTCGACCCGGACACAGCCGCCCGCACCACCATGTACACCAGCTGCCAGCCGTGCGGCATGTGCGGCGGCGGCATCGTCCGCTCCGGCATCGGCCGGGTCGTCTACGCGCTCTCCACCGAGCAACTCGTCGAACTCAACCCGGGGTCGGGCGACTGGCCGACGGTGCCACAGGACGGCCCAGCCCTGCTCGACGAGGCACGCGGGCCCATCGACGCCTACTACCGGCCTAGCTGA
- a CDS encoding response regulator transcription factor — MRVVIAEDNALLREGLVLLLTSAGHEVAAVAGTGPEILPALLEHRPDAAVLDVRMPPDFRDEGLRAALAARKEIPGLPVLVLSQYVEESYAAELLAGGASGLGYLLKDRVGRVDEFLDALERVAAGGTALDPEVVTELLTRRRDSPLDSLTPREREVLALMAEGHDNATIAKTLVVTERAVHKHIGNVFLKLGLPQSDSGHRRVLAVLTYLNNA; from the coding sequence GTGAGAGTCGTGATCGCCGAGGACAACGCCCTGCTGCGCGAGGGCCTGGTCCTCCTGCTGACGTCGGCCGGGCACGAGGTCGCGGCCGTCGCAGGTACCGGCCCCGAGATCCTGCCCGCGCTGCTGGAGCACCGCCCCGACGCCGCCGTGCTCGACGTACGGATGCCGCCCGATTTCCGCGACGAGGGCCTGCGCGCCGCCCTCGCCGCTCGCAAGGAGATCCCCGGGCTGCCGGTCCTGGTGCTCTCCCAGTACGTCGAGGAGTCGTACGCCGCCGAGCTGCTCGCCGGTGGCGCGAGCGGCCTCGGCTACCTGCTGAAGGACCGGGTCGGTCGGGTGGACGAGTTCCTCGACGCGCTGGAACGGGTCGCGGCCGGCGGCACCGCCCTCGACCCCGAGGTCGTCACCGAACTGCTGACCCGCCGCCGCGACTCCCCCCTCGACTCGCTCACCCCGCGCGAACGCGAGGTGCTGGCGCTGATGGCCGAGGGCCACGACAACGCGACCATCGCCAAGACCCTGGTCGTGACGGAACGCGCGGTCCACAAGCACATCGGCAACGTCTTCCTGAAGCTGGGGCTGCCGCAGAGTGACAGTGGGCATCGGCGGGTGCTGGCCGTGTTGACGTACCTGAACAACGCGTAG
- a CDS encoding TetR/AcrR family transcriptional regulator, producing MLARMTTNADQPQPRPRRRTPAGAAVLREDVTEAIRAAVFEELAAVGYARMSIEGIARRAGVGKTAVYRRWRSKLHLVLDVVSAVAVMGLPVPDAGSLEGDLRLLYGVTARALRHPLASQILPDLQAEAARSPEIAEALQKALRDGQASVASGIVMAAEKRGEVRPGIDEDLALDLISGPLYWRSVVIRSPKLPKGYLDALARATAHALKAL from the coding sequence ATGCTTGCCCGCATGACGACGAACGCCGACCAGCCCCAGCCGCGTCCGCGCCGCCGCACCCCCGCCGGCGCAGCCGTACTCCGGGAGGACGTGACGGAGGCCATCCGGGCGGCCGTCTTCGAGGAGTTGGCGGCCGTCGGCTACGCGCGGATGTCGATAGAGGGCATCGCGCGCCGCGCGGGCGTCGGCAAGACCGCGGTGTACCGGCGCTGGCGCTCCAAGCTGCACCTGGTGCTGGACGTGGTGTCGGCGGTCGCCGTCATGGGACTGCCCGTGCCGGACGCCGGCTCCCTGGAGGGTGATCTGCGGCTGCTGTACGGCGTGACCGCACGCGCCCTGCGCCACCCCTTGGCCTCGCAGATCCTCCCGGATCTCCAGGCCGAGGCGGCCCGCAGTCCCGAGATCGCCGAGGCCCTGCAGAAGGCGCTGCGGGACGGGCAGGCGAGCGTCGCCAGCGGGATCGTGATGGCCGCGGAGAAGCGCGGCGAGGTACGTCCGGGCATCGACGAGGACCTGGCACTCGACCTGATCTCGGGCCCCCTGTACTGGCGCTCGGTGGTGATCCGCAGCCCCAAGCTGCCCAAGGGGTACCTGGATGCCCTGGCCCGGGCCACCGCACATGCCCTCAAGGCCCTGTGA
- a CDS encoding ABC transporter permease — MSQVLDTPPPTTPAPAEADLAALAARHGLSVSGARPSLPEYIRQLWARRHFITAFATAKLTAQYSQAKLGQVWQVLTPLLNAAVYYFIFGELMGTKGGVPDYIPFLVTGVFIWTFTQSSIMAGTRAISGNLGLVRALHFPRAALPISFALQQLQQLLFSMAALVVILLCLGIPVTASWVLALPALVLQFTFNAGVAMVMARMGAKTPDIAQLMPFVLRTWMYASGVMFSISHMMSKHTDWPSWVTSALLANPAAVYIDLMRFALIDSFHASQLPPHVWAIATGWALLAGVGGFIYFWKAEETYGRG; from the coding sequence GTGAGCCAGGTCCTCGACACACCGCCCCCGACGACACCCGCCCCGGCCGAGGCCGACCTCGCGGCCCTCGCCGCCCGGCACGGACTCTCGGTCAGCGGTGCCCGCCCCTCCCTGCCCGAGTACATCCGCCAGCTGTGGGCGCGCCGGCACTTCATCACCGCGTTCGCCACCGCCAAGCTCACCGCCCAGTACAGCCAGGCGAAGCTCGGTCAGGTCTGGCAGGTACTGACGCCGTTGCTGAACGCGGCGGTGTACTACTTCATCTTCGGCGAACTGATGGGCACCAAGGGCGGCGTACCGGACTACATCCCGTTCCTGGTGACAGGGGTGTTCATCTGGACGTTCACGCAGAGCTCGATCATGGCGGGCACGCGCGCGATCTCCGGCAACCTCGGCCTCGTACGCGCCCTGCACTTCCCACGGGCCGCGCTGCCGATCTCCTTCGCGTTGCAGCAGCTCCAGCAGTTGCTGTTCTCGATGGCGGCCCTGGTCGTGATCCTGCTCTGCCTCGGCATTCCGGTCACCGCGTCCTGGGTGCTGGCGCTCCCGGCGCTGGTGCTGCAGTTCACCTTCAACGCGGGCGTCGCGATGGTCATGGCCCGGATGGGTGCGAAGACGCCGGACATCGCGCAGCTGATGCCGTTCGTGCTGCGTACCTGGATGTACGCGTCGGGCGTGATGTTCAGCATCAGCCACATGATGAGCAAGCACACGGACTGGCCGTCCTGGGTGACTTCGGCCCTCCTGGCCAACCCCGCCGCCGTCTACATCGACCTGATGCGCTTCGCGCTGATCGACAGCTTCCACGCGAGCCAGCTCCCGCCGCACGTGTGGGCGATCGCGACGGGCTGGGCGCTGCTCGCCGGCGTCGGCGGCTTCATCTACTTCTGGAAGGCTGAGGAGACGTACGGCCGTGGCTGA
- a CDS encoding ABC transporter ATP-binding protein, with the protein MAENLDNTAPATGQVPTVIADAVDIVYRVNGTSSGRGSATAALNRIVRRKQTEKAAGVRKVHAVKKVSFVAYKGEAIGLIGTNGSGKSTLLKAVAGLLPVENGRIYTDGQPSLLGVNAALMNDLTGERNVHLGGLAMGMSREQVRERYQEIVDFSGINEKGDFITLPMRTYSSGMAARLRFSIAAAKDHDVLLIDEALATGDRSFQKRSEARIRELRKHAGTVFLVSHNNKSIRDTCDRVLWLERGELRMDGPTDEVLKEYEAFTGDKPAKPKPKAPVPA; encoded by the coding sequence GTGGCTGAGAACCTCGACAACACCGCGCCCGCAACCGGGCAGGTCCCCACCGTCATCGCCGACGCCGTCGACATCGTCTACCGGGTCAACGGCACCAGCTCGGGCCGCGGCTCCGCCACCGCCGCCCTCAACCGCATCGTGCGCCGCAAGCAGACCGAGAAGGCGGCCGGCGTGCGCAAGGTGCACGCGGTCAAGAAGGTCTCCTTCGTCGCGTACAAGGGCGAGGCCATCGGCCTCATCGGCACCAACGGCTCGGGCAAGTCGACCCTGCTCAAGGCGGTCGCGGGCCTGCTCCCGGTCGAGAACGGCCGGATCTACACCGACGGCCAGCCCTCCCTCCTCGGCGTGAACGCGGCCCTGATGAACGACCTCACCGGCGAGCGCAACGTCCACCTCGGCGGCCTCGCGATGGGCATGTCCCGCGAGCAGGTCAGGGAGCGCTACCAGGAGATCGTCGACTTCTCCGGCATCAACGAGAAGGGCGACTTCATCACCCTCCCCATGCGCACGTACTCCTCCGGCATGGCGGCCCGCCTGCGTTTCTCCATCGCCGCGGCCAAGGACCACGACGTGCTGCTGATCGACGAGGCGCTGGCGACGGGTGACCGTTCCTTCCAGAAGCGTTCCGAGGCCCGGATCCGCGAGCTGCGCAAGCATGCGGGCACGGTGTTCCTGGTCAGCCACAACAACAAGTCGATCCGCGACACCTGTGACCGCGTCCTGTGGCTGGAGCGCGGCGAGCTGCGCATGGACGGGCCGACGGACGAGGTGCTGAAGGAGTACGAGGCCTTCACGGGTGACAAGCCGGCCAAGCCGAAGCCGAAAGCTCCTGTTCCGGCGTGA
- a CDS encoding CDP-glycerol glycerophosphotransferase family protein — MPELSVIVHGPNTQDRLTGLLASLAEHPHPEVEVIVAAVGAWAQETARAYASEMLVLPLPDGTGDAAARSAGAARASGRWLHFVHAKDGVPAGAPRTIAERAAELPDEVDVLLFDHVRSTWETSGLPSEDGPRLARAGRAAHPLDGIARTALRITPLLGNRALRTPFWQAHEQQLTTPDEPYAAYAALLLADHIAALNQVAHEHRELRPESLPPVTPDERYALIDRYETLLALARNRPASRPTTGPAPDAVLYDVMVQDCLRTFARTAMPDAVAREFFRRAGEAAVRHRPPGHRPPSGPEAIRRALLEENAYARYRAFQSANRARRAAKAAVRTRGRQVAAALGDHHYRTSLSRPVNPNLAVFAAYWNRGVACNPAAIAVKLTELAPQIHPVWVVTPENAPLLPPHTDHVLPGTRRYREVLATAKYLVNNVNYPNAVVKRPDAVHLQTHHGTPLKRMGVDQMEFPAAAKGLDFQALLARIDKWDYSVSANSHSTRMWERAYPSRFVSLDYGYPRNDVFYTATAADIRAVRDRLGIPPNHRAILYAPTHRDYEAGWTPRLDLATLADQLGEDTVLLIRGHYFYDGRPSPLTALRRTGRIIDVGAYDPVEDLCLAADALVTDYSSIMFDYANLDRPIVVYADDWETYRSTRGVYFDLPAEPPGQVARTQHELAEILTTEAWHDEGATKARAAFRRRFCEYDDGRAAERVVRRVFLGESEDALPPVIPLEERTPAPSPREAV, encoded by the coding sequence ATGCCCGAGCTCAGCGTCATAGTCCACGGGCCCAACACCCAGGACCGCCTGACCGGACTCCTCGCCTCCCTGGCCGAGCATCCCCACCCCGAGGTCGAAGTGATCGTGGCCGCGGTCGGCGCCTGGGCGCAGGAGACGGCACGGGCGTACGCCTCCGAGATGCTGGTGCTCCCCCTGCCGGACGGGACGGGGGACGCCGCGGCCCGGTCGGCGGGGGCGGCCCGGGCCTCCGGCCGCTGGCTGCACTTCGTGCACGCCAAGGACGGCGTGCCCGCCGGCGCCCCGCGCACGATCGCCGAGCGCGCCGCGGAACTTCCGGACGAGGTGGACGTCCTCCTCTTCGACCACGTCCGCTCCACCTGGGAGACCTCCGGGCTCCCCTCCGAGGACGGCCCCCGCCTGGCCCGCGCGGGCCGCGCCGCCCACCCCCTCGACGGCATCGCCCGCACCGCGCTCCGCATCACGCCCCTGCTGGGCAACCGCGCGCTGCGCACCCCCTTCTGGCAGGCGCACGAACAGCAACTCACCACCCCCGACGAGCCGTACGCCGCCTACGCCGCCCTCCTCCTCGCCGACCACATCGCCGCCCTGAACCAAGTGGCGCACGAGCACCGCGAGCTGCGCCCCGAGAGCCTCCCCCCGGTCACCCCCGACGAGCGCTACGCCCTGATCGACCGCTACGAAACGCTCCTCGCCCTCGCCCGGAACCGCCCCGCCTCCCGCCCCACCACCGGCCCCGCCCCCGACGCCGTCCTGTACGACGTCATGGTCCAGGACTGCCTGCGCACCTTCGCCCGCACCGCCATGCCGGACGCGGTGGCCAGGGAGTTCTTCCGCCGAGCCGGTGAAGCGGCCGTCCGGCACCGCCCGCCCGGGCACCGTCCCCCCTCCGGCCCCGAGGCCATCCGCCGCGCCCTGCTCGAAGAGAACGCGTACGCCAGGTACCGCGCCTTCCAGAGCGCCAACCGCGCCCGCCGTGCCGCGAAGGCGGCCGTACGAACCCGCGGGCGCCAGGTGGCCGCCGCCCTCGGCGACCACCACTACCGCACGTCCCTGTCCCGCCCGGTCAACCCCAATCTGGCCGTGTTCGCGGCGTACTGGAACCGCGGCGTGGCCTGCAACCCGGCGGCGATCGCCGTCAAGCTCACCGAACTCGCCCCGCAGATCCACCCGGTGTGGGTGGTGACGCCGGAGAACGCCCCGCTCCTGCCGCCCCACACGGACCACGTCCTCCCCGGCACCCGCCGCTACCGGGAGGTGCTGGCCACAGCGAAGTACCTGGTCAACAACGTCAACTACCCCAACGCGGTGGTGAAACGCCCGGACGCGGTCCACCTCCAGACCCACCACGGCACCCCGCTCAAGCGCATGGGCGTGGACCAGATGGAGTTCCCGGCCGCCGCCAAGGGGCTCGACTTCCAGGCGCTGCTCGCCCGTATCGACAAGTGGGACTACAGCGTCTCCGCGAACAGCCACTCCACCCGGATGTGGGAGCGCGCGTACCCCTCCCGCTTCGTCTCGCTCGACTACGGCTATCCGCGCAACGACGTCTTCTACACGGCCACCGCCGCCGACATCCGCGCCGTCCGCGACCGCCTGGGCATCCCCCCGAACCATCGCGCGATCCTCTACGCCCCCACCCACCGCGACTACGAGGCCGGCTGGACGCCCCGCCTCGACCTCGCCACCCTCGCCGACCAGCTCGGCGAGGACACGGTCCTGCTGATCCGCGGCCACTACTTCTACGACGGCAGGCCGTCCCCGCTGACCGCCCTGCGCCGCACGGGCCGGATCATCGACGTCGGCGCCTACGACCCGGTCGAGGACCTGTGCCTGGCCGCCGACGCGCTGGTCACGGACTACTCGTCCATCATGTTCGACTACGCCAACCTCGACCGCCCGATCGTCGTCTACGCCGACGACTGGGAGACCTACCGCTCCACCCGCGGCGTCTACTTCGACCTGCCGGCCGAACCACCGGGCCAAGTGGCCCGCACCCAGCACGAACTGGCGGAGATCCTCACCACCGAGGCATGGCACGACGAGGGCGCGACAAAGGCCCGGGCGGCCTTCCGGCGCCGCTTCTGCGAGTACGACGACGGACGCGCCGCCGAACGCGTCGTACGCCGTGTGTTCCTGGGCGAGAGCGAGGACGCCCTGCCGCCGGTGATCCCGTTGGAGGAACGCACGCCGGCACCGAGCCCTCGGGAGGCGGTATGA
- a CDS encoding glycosyltransferase family 2 protein yields the protein MKPDATPQGPTVPDATVPDVTVTVIVYNDAARLPRAVESVRRQTHADIEIVISDDHSTDETPDVARELASRDPRIRHLRLPQNSGGCSAPRNRALEIARAPYVMFLDSDDELPDDAVELLLAAHREREIDFAMGAVVRVREDGGRRTKWMPHLVAERRTVVGIESEPRLLFEHLSTSKMYARAFLDRHDLRFPEGIHYEDQLFTTQAYCLAKEFTIIPEPVYRWYIAPYAATDAASISNQRHRLDNVRDRVEVQRLIDGFLTESGHGALREDKDYKFLKHDFRMYAGDLPYRDDEWLTGFADIMTPYLETVSPTAYARLPRPERVVLQLIRERRFPEARLAARGLGHGVAPRQVAPDAEGRTYWGGSLPTTDLARRELDVADLELDTRPFRSARFRHEITELTRGPGASIDLTIRTYDPGLRLPVGPHRASLLIRPGRRRLKIPFRLSPVRPGLFEGHVHLDLSSAPVPLHGFAGVRHPLLRIEHQGLAHTAVLLAPLSFPPLTARIDYHAGAAPHRVTIEPEGRGPGRLQVRWQPVGVTARVVRPVVRRLARPKVRRAARLVRSALR from the coding sequence ATGAAACCGGACGCCACACCCCAAGGCCCCACCGTCCCCGACGCCACCGTCCCCGACGTCACGGTGACGGTCATCGTCTACAACGACGCGGCCCGCCTGCCCCGGGCCGTGGAGTCGGTACGCCGTCAGACCCACGCCGACATCGAGATCGTCATCAGCGACGACCACTCGACGGATGAGACACCGGACGTGGCAAGGGAGTTGGCGTCCCGTGATCCCCGTATCCGCCACCTCCGCCTGCCGCAGAACAGCGGCGGCTGCAGCGCCCCGCGCAACCGTGCCCTGGAGATCGCCCGGGCGCCATACGTGATGTTCCTGGACAGTGACGACGAACTCCCCGACGACGCGGTGGAGTTGCTGCTCGCCGCCCACCGCGAGCGGGAGATCGACTTCGCGATGGGCGCGGTGGTGCGGGTCCGGGAGGACGGCGGACGCCGCACGAAGTGGATGCCGCACCTGGTCGCCGAGCGCCGCACGGTGGTCGGCATCGAGTCCGAACCCCGGCTGCTCTTCGAGCACCTGTCGACGAGCAAGATGTACGCCCGCGCCTTCCTGGACCGGCACGACCTGCGGTTCCCCGAGGGCATCCACTACGAGGACCAGCTGTTCACGACGCAGGCGTACTGTCTGGCCAAGGAGTTCACGATCATCCCCGAGCCGGTGTACCGCTGGTACATCGCGCCGTACGCGGCCACGGACGCCGCATCGATCTCCAACCAGCGCCACCGACTCGACAACGTCCGCGACCGCGTCGAGGTCCAGCGGCTCATCGACGGCTTCCTCACCGAGAGCGGGCACGGGGCGCTGCGTGAGGACAAGGACTACAAGTTCCTCAAGCACGACTTCCGGATGTACGCCGGGGACCTGCCGTACCGCGACGACGAGTGGCTGACCGGCTTCGCGGACATCATGACCCCCTACCTGGAAACCGTGTCCCCCACGGCCTACGCCCGCCTGCCCCGCCCGGAACGCGTGGTCCTCCAGCTGATCCGCGAACGCCGCTTCCCCGAGGCCCGGCTGGCGGCGCGGGGACTGGGCCACGGGGTGGCGCCGAGGCAGGTGGCACCGGACGCCGAGGGCCGTACGTACTGGGGCGGCAGCCTGCCCACCACGGACCTGGCCCGCCGCGAACTGGACGTCGCCGACCTGGAGCTGGACACCCGCCCGTTCCGCAGCGCCCGGTTCCGGCACGAGATCACGGAGCTCACGCGCGGCCCGGGCGCCTCGATCGACCTCACGATCCGGACCTACGACCCGGGCCTGCGCCTCCCGGTGGGCCCGCACCGCGCGAGCCTCCTCATCCGGCCCGGCCGACGCCGCCTCAAGATCCCCTTCCGCCTCTCCCCCGTCCGTCCCGGCCTGTTCGAAGGCCACGTCCACCTGGACCTGTCGTCGGCCCCGGTCCCCCTCCACGGCTTCGCCGGCGTCCGCCACCCCCTCCTGCGCATCGAGCACCAGGGCCTGGCCCATACGGCCGTACTCCTGGCGCCCCTGTCCTTCCCGCCCCTGACGGCCCGCATCGACTACCACGCCGGTGCGGCCCCGCACCGGGTCACGATCGAACCGGAGGGCCGCGGTCCGGGCCGCCTCCAGGTGCGGTGGCAGCCGGTGGGCGTCACGGCGAGGGTGGTGCGGCCGGTGGTGAGACGGCTCGCGCGGCCGAAGGTGAGACGGGCGGCACGACTGGTGCGAAGCGCACTGCGCTGA
- a CDS encoding glycosyltransferase family 39 protein: protein MTANLSEERGTGGSRRLRRALPALVAAAFVLLHVFGYPATRFSNDSYRYTREAYEFLGDTPREATRKAVAAYCADTARLVHRNRMLDQLAFRDPGREAAYARRCERTYANGLEPTDPRYEKIFHTRPGYPLIAAPFVALIGAKAGLTLVALAFTTLTGYLVYLLLRALRAPPPTAVLGQVLAYVTPLASWGGRPLTEGPTLALLTALLLASVWLLQRRVPAGVTLFTGAFGLGLAVRYSSFLMAAPALAAAASAALFFVPRARHRGTWWLVGLSAGGTSVVLGLSRALKLPGISDSLQDTFTLHWTRPEIADPWSAVVRLNLQYWVQWLQNEALAPMLLFLLAVGAWGVWKRSVPVALCVIAVGATGFAATVAHPLAVELDRLYVPVWLIAVIGLPLAVTRFSAVRFAPVVPPVSPSAARAVSPPAAPPSP from the coding sequence GTGACTGCCAACCTCTCCGAGGAGCGGGGGACCGGGGGAAGCCGCCGTCTGCGACGTGCGCTTCCCGCACTCGTCGCCGCCGCGTTCGTGCTGCTGCACGTCTTCGGCTACCCGGCGACCCGCTTCTCCAACGACTCGTACCGCTACACCCGCGAGGCGTACGAGTTCCTCGGCGACACCCCGCGCGAGGCCACGCGGAAGGCGGTCGCCGCCTACTGCGCGGACACGGCCAGGCTGGTCCACCGCAACCGCATGCTCGACCAGCTCGCCTTCCGTGACCCGGGCCGGGAGGCCGCGTACGCGCGGCGGTGCGAGCGGACGTACGCGAACGGGCTGGAACCCACCGACCCGCGCTACGAGAAGATCTTCCACACCAGGCCCGGATACCCGCTGATCGCCGCTCCTTTCGTGGCACTGATCGGCGCCAAGGCCGGACTCACGCTGGTCGCGCTCGCCTTCACCACACTGACCGGATACCTCGTGTACCTGCTGCTCCGCGCGCTGCGGGCGCCGCCTCCCACCGCCGTACTCGGGCAGGTCCTCGCGTACGTGACACCGCTCGCTTCCTGGGGCGGCCGACCGCTCACCGAAGGCCCGACGCTCGCGCTGCTGACCGCGCTCCTGCTGGCCTCGGTGTGGCTGCTCCAGCGCCGTGTACCGGCCGGGGTGACGCTGTTCACCGGTGCCTTCGGGCTCGGACTCGCCGTCAGGTACTCGAGTTTTCTGATGGCGGCCCCCGCTCTGGCGGCCGCCGCATCCGCCGCGCTGTTCTTCGTCCCCCGTGCCCGGCATCGGGGGACCTGGTGGCTGGTCGGCCTGTCGGCGGGCGGCACGTCGGTCGTGCTGGGCCTGAGCAGGGCACTGAAGCTCCCCGGCATCAGCGACTCGCTCCAGGACACCTTCACCCTGCACTGGACCCGGCCCGAGATCGCCGACCCGTGGTCCGCCGTCGTCCGCCTGAATCTCCAGTACTGGGTGCAGTGGCTCCAGAACGAGGCCCTGGCGCCCATGCTGCTCTTCCTGCTCGCGGTGGGTGCGTGGGGGGTGTGGAAGCGGTCGGTGCCGGTGGCGCTGTGTGTGATCGCGGTGGGGGCGACCGGGTTCGCGGCGACGGTGGCGCATCCGCTCGCGGTCGAGCTGGACCGGTTGTACGTCCCGGTGTGGCTGATTGCGGTGATCGGTCTTCCGCTGGCGGTGACGAGGTTCAGCGCAGTGCGCTTCGCACCAGTCGTGCCGCCCGTCTCACCTTCGGCCGCGCGAGCCGTCTCACCACCGGCCGCACCACCCTCGCCGTGA